TAGGCCTTTGTTTAATGAGCCTTTATTTTCTAAACCCTTATTATCTAAACCTTCTATCTTTGAGCCACAACGCGAGCGGTCTTCGATTAAATGTTGAAATAAAGCAATGTTTTTAAATGCTGAGTCAAAAATTAGGGTCAGGCACTGCTGGCAACGCTGACTGAACTGGTCTTTGTTCAAGGAATCATAATCTTTTATCATGTTCACCCAAGCCATGCGCATAGGGGATAAATAATTGGCTTTCAGCTGTGCACTTAATTCACTTTGCAGGTCATCCATGCTATCAAAATGATTGTAAAAGCTGGGCTGAGCGATACCTGCGCCCTTAGCGACTTTGTTCATGCTCATACCACAAGCGCCCTCCAAGCTATAAAGCTGTAATGCACTTTTCAATAGCGCTCGACGCGTATTGGCTTTTGCCAGCTCACGCTTCGATTCTACTGGTACTGATGCTGATGCTGCTGTCAGTACTACTGAATGTTGCTGTGCTAATGCATTCAAAGCTGATCTATCCCTGTCTAGTAAATGATTGAATCAAGGTTCAAGTAACTTGTTTGAGGTTACATAAAGCGATTATAAATTTATAAAGATTACTTCGACTATAAGGCTATAGTCATTTAAACTATAAGTCTATCGTTTAATTCATAGCAGAACTTATTTTTCACAAAACCACACCGTTAGGTTGCCATTATGACGTCAGCAGTTTTTACTCCGTTTTTACTCCCTTGTGGTGCCAGTCTCCCCAATCGCCTAGCCAAAGCTGCCATGGAAGAAAATATGGCCGATGAAGGACAAATTCCTGGCCCTGCTATTCTGCGCTTGTATCAGCGCTGGGCTGAAGGCGGTACAGGCTTATTAATCACAGGTAACGTAATGGTCGATGGCCGCGCTATGACCGGTCCAGGTGGCATCGTATTAGAAAAAAACAGTGCTATAGCCCCTTTCAAAGCGTGGGCTCAAGCTGCCAAACAGAAGAATACTCAAGTCTGGATGCAGATTAATCACCCTGGCCGCCAAGTGTATGCGGCTATGGGAGGCGATGTGTTGTCTCCTTCTGATGTGCCCCTTGATTTGGGAAAGCACTCTCACTTATTTGGTAAGCCTAGAGCCATGACCCACCAAGATATTGAGCAACTGATTCAGCGCTTCGTTGATACCGCTGTAAAAGCAGAACAAGCAGGCTTTGATGGCGTGCAAATTCATGCCGCTCACGGTTATCTACTCTCTCAATTTTTATCGCCATTAACCAATAAACGTGAGGATGAATATGGCGGATCCATTGAGAACCGTATGCGCTTATTGATTGCTGTTATCAAGGCCGTGCGTGCTCAAGTTGCCTCTAGCTTTGCGGTAGCCGTAAAAATAAATTCGGCTGATTTTCAGCGTGGTGGCTTCGATGCCAATGATGCAAAAACCGTTATTCTGGCGATGAATACGCTGGCCGTTGATTTGGTCGAACTGTCTGGTGGCAGTTATGAAAGCCCAGCAATGCAAGGATCAACCGCTGATGGCCGAACCTTACAGCGAGAAGCCTACTTTTTGGACTTCGCAAAAGATATTGCGCAAGTGGCCACTATGCCTATTATGACCACGGGCGGTGTCAGGCGTTTAGCGATAGCGGAAGACGTATTGACTCACGGTATCGATGTCATCGGAATGGGAACAGCTTTAGCAATGAACCCTTCTTTGCCCAATGATTGGAAAAAAGATGAGCAACTCAGCGCTCACAACCCAAGGGTGCAATGGAAGGACAAAACCTTAAGTGCGATTGCCACGATGGCAGTGGTCAAGCGCCAACTGCGACGTATGGGAGAAGGCAAGCCGCCTAAACCAAACGCCTCACCGATATTTTCACTGATTAGTGATCGCATTCGAATAAAAAAACTAACGAAGCGCTATCAAGGCTACTTAGCCAGATAACTCAGGACTTCATACTAGAAGAAGTATAAAAAAGCAGAAGTTCCATGTTTTGGCTTCTGCTTTTTATTGATTTTCTTTCTGATAGATTCTCCGCTACTCATTAATGTCAGTAAAAATCACTTCGATGAATTATTAATCATCATTACGCATAATAGACATAATTCACGTTTGCTATAACACAGCATTTGTATGGACAACACATACAGGGCGTTTCTTATAATTAAGTAACATTATAAACATTGTGTATACAGACAACACAATCTAAACCGCCTATATTCAGTGCTACAAGCTAAGCGCTTGTATAGCAAAGCAATAATAAAATTGGTGATGAAGAGCAATAACTAAAAAACATCCATTACAATATAAGTATTGCGGTCAATAATTTAATAAATAGAAAGAGGAATATAACTGTGAATGAACATACTCTAAAAGGTGAGTGGAATCAGATGAAAGGCGCAGTAAAACAGAAGTGGGCCGACCTAACTGATGATGACCTCACCCATATCGAAGGTAGCCGCGACAAGCTAGTCGGCCGTGTGCAAGAGCGTTATGGCCATGCTAAAGACGATGCTGAACGTGAAGTGGACGAATGGCGCCGTGATAATAAATATTAGTTGATAGATACATCACACATAAAAACTTGTATGAGCTATCAATAATTTTATAAGAACTGAATATAATGACCACTTATAACAATGCACTAAAAAAAGAGTGGATTTTAAGTACTACGAAAAAAAAGAGGCCAACTAAATTTTAATGATCGGTAGCGCCATTTATATAGGCGCTTCTTATATCACTTATAATTTTATATCGCTTATAATTTTATATCGCTCATAATTGTCATAAACTCTAGACACGATAAAGCCGCATAGCAATTAATTGTTATGCGGCTTTATTGTTAACGATCCATGTTACCCATCACCACTCTAATCGCTGCATCCTTGCAAGATATCAAGTGTGTCGTGACAGCTGGGCATCCTGCCCATTACGTACAACTACTATTGGCATTATCTACCACCAGCACGGGATATGTGTCCTTTCTTCAGTTGCTATTACCATCCTGATGCTAGTAACTGAATTATTATCCATAATACGGTAAACTCAATCCTTGAGTCGCACTCCCTAATGCCGTGTATCTATAGTGCCAAATTGTTGCCTTGTTGTTAAGTCGCGTGAGCGTCTTTGCTTGTAAGCATATGCTTACAAGCGCTTTATAATGAGTCATTTCTTCTTACTTTTAGATCAACATCTCACCAACGACACCCACTAAAAACCCAAGCGAGGCACCTAGTGAGGTCAAATGGTTGTTATTCAACTTACTCTCAGGAATGATGTCTTGAATAAGTAAATATAAAATACCACCACTGGCAAATATCATCAGATGCGCAGTGAGGTTAGGATGCTGACTCAACAAGAAATGACCGACAAGCGCTGAGAGAATACCAAAGAAGCTGAGCCCGAAGAAAATAAATAAGGTTTTATTGACACTAAAACCACTTTGTACCAAATCGCGAAACGAGTTAAATGATTCCGGTAGATTCTGTAACCCTATAAATACAGCCAATAATAATGCCATCTGTGGCTCAATGGCAAATACGGCGCCGAGTGCGATAGACTCTGGCACAAAATCCATCATCATCGCCAAAAGCGTCGCTTGCTGACTGCCTGATTTGGCAAGCTTGCGATCAATGAGCATAAACAGCACTGCCCCCAATAAAAACGAACCCACCACGCCCCAAATGCTGAGTGTCTCCATACCTTTGGGCACCAATACTAAGGCCAGCGCGGATAAAATAATGCCTGCCCCAAATGACATCAAAGTATGAATAACTTCATATTTAATTGGGCTGTCTTTAACATGATGATCGAATAAATTAGCCAGTAATCCCCCTATAAATACGGTCGCTCCAGCAAAGCCTGAAAACAAAATGAGCGTTAATAACATTATAATTACTCCTTCTTACTACGGGCATGCCGTACTTGATAAATAGCGGTAGTGTTAGCGACAAAAACAGCACTTAGCAAGCCCCCATTCACTCAAAGCCTTTAATTCTTACGCAAGCATTTGCAATATTTACAACTTATTAACGCCGAAGACATCTGTTATCAAGTTTGGCACCTTAATATACGAATGTAAGAAATTATTTCAAGAAATCGGCTAACAATAAAGCTAATGACTCTGATTTTTGGTATTAGACCAGCCCTAAATATTTATTTTGATAGGCAATTTCTGTACGAACGCTATTTAGTGGCTGCTCGTTTTTGATAAGAGTCATATCAAAAAATATTCTTAGATAAGTTGTTTACCACCATTATCAGAGCAAAAAAATAACGTTAAGAAAAACATATAAACAGTAAGCTACCAAATACTATGAGAGATTACATCATGAAATTTTTACAACCTTCAACACTCAATACAGCAATAGCTACTGGACTTGCAGCAGCTTTATTGCTCACTACAGCCGGTTGTACCACTGTGGCCTCAGGCTACGACAACCAGCCTACATATGGCGGTGGTGACTATAGAGATAACAATTATCGTGACAATAATTATCGTGACAATAATTATCGTGATAGTAATTATCGTGATAGTAATTTTGGTCGTATCACCCAACAGCTACGCCAAGATTTACGCCGTAAGGGCTATCAGGTGATGGATATAAAACCTGATAATTACCGTGGTAACCAAGCTGTTACGGTATATGCTAAAAAGAACAATCAACCCTATGAGCTGAAATATAGTTATCCTGGGCTAAAGCTCATAAGTTCGAACAAAAAAGACTGGTCGAACGTTTGGCAAGACAACAAGCATAATAATGGCAATGACTATTACGATAACGGCAAATATAAAAACAACGGTAAACATAAAAATAATAATAAACGTTATAAGAACGATGATGTTGAAGACAATATTAAAAGAGAAGCGCGTTACCCTGCCGTTAAGCAGCGGGCAATTAATAAGGTTCAAGGGATGGGTTATCGGGTCAAAGATATTGAGCTTGAGGAAAAGAATAATCGTGGTATCTTTGAAATTGAAGCCAAACGCGGCTCACAAGACTACGAGATCACCCTAGGCTATCCCAACCTAAACGTGATTAAAATTGAAAAAGATTAACGCTTGATGCCTATATTTTTTTCAATGTTAAGCTAAAATTTTGGCGTTGTTTATGTCTTGACGTCTATAGCCAGATAAACCAGTCCTTGGTTCTATCTGGCTTTTTTTATTATGAAGTCCTATTCTAAAATTTTATAAAACCAAAATACCTATCAGCGGAGTATTGACAGCATGATAGAAAGTTTTATTATAAAAACTTTATCACCCTTAATGTTAAAAACAGCCCTCTCTGCCAGTCTAGTGGTTGTTTTATTAGGTACCGCTGTTGGTTGTACTACTGTGACGCCAAGCGATAACAATAACAATAACAATAACAATAACCATCATAAATAAGAGGGCAGTATAAATAAGAGAATTATCTCGAAGATACCCTAAAAACTCAGAAACTTCTTCAAAAAAGAAGCCCGCTACTGAGTCGGCTGCTATATTATTGAAGTCAAAGCTGAGCACGACCACAAAGATTATAACATCGAGCTTGGCTATCCCAATTGTAATATATTTAAGGTCAGCAAGGACGAGCAGTCACTCAAATTCATAATAGTTATTTCTACATATTTCTGTCTTTATACTTAAAGCCAAATAAGTCAATGTTCGGTATATTTAGCTGTCTACCGAGCATTTTTATGACCTCTCTTATGATTAATTAAGTCAAAAGTCCAACACCTTGATCACGTCATAGGCAGGTGTCTCATAAGGGTGGGCTTCCTTTAGCACTGCAATAACAGCCTGAATAGCAGAGTCTTTAACCACCATCTCAACCCGCCATTCATTGACGATCTCTAAACTATCTTTTGACCCAATATGCGGTGTGCTACCTGCCAGCGGCA
The sequence above is a segment of the Psychrobacter sp. PL19 genome. Coding sequences within it:
- a CDS encoding TetR/AcrR family transcriptional regulator, giving the protein MNALAQQHSVVLTAASASVPVESKRELAKANTRRALLKSALQLYSLEGACGMSMNKVAKGAGIAQPSFYNHFDSMDDLQSELSAQLKANYLSPMRMAWVNMIKDYDSLNKDQFSQRCQQCLTLIFDSAFKNIALFQHLIEDRSRCGSKIEGLDNKGLENKGSLNKGLGNLIIEIQEEWADIFIQGLQLSNRCFERTDVNLCVDIASAQVHELILGCHQERYSRQQAIAILSTNFNALFINFFARK
- a CDS encoding NADH:flavin oxidoreductase/NADH oxidase family protein produces the protein MTSAVFTPFLLPCGASLPNRLAKAAMEENMADEGQIPGPAILRLYQRWAEGGTGLLITGNVMVDGRAMTGPGGIVLEKNSAIAPFKAWAQAAKQKNTQVWMQINHPGRQVYAAMGGDVLSPSDVPLDLGKHSHLFGKPRAMTHQDIEQLIQRFVDTAVKAEQAGFDGVQIHAAHGYLLSQFLSPLTNKREDEYGGSIENRMRLLIAVIKAVRAQVASSFAVAVKINSADFQRGGFDANDAKTVILAMNTLAVDLVELSGGSYESPAMQGSTADGRTLQREAYFLDFAKDIAQVATMPIMTTGGVRRLAIAEDVLTHGIDVIGMGTALAMNPSLPNDWKKDEQLSAHNPRVQWKDKTLSAIATMAVVKRQLRRMGEGKPPKPNASPIFSLISDRIRIKKLTKRYQGYLAR
- a CDS encoding CsbD family protein, whose protein sequence is MNEHTLKGEWNQMKGAVKQKWADLTDDDLTHIEGSRDKLVGRVQERYGHAKDDAEREVDEWRRDNKY
- a CDS encoding ZIP family metal transporter yields the protein MLLTLILFSGFAGATVFIGGLLANLFDHHVKDSPIKYEVIHTLMSFGAGIILSALALVLVPKGMETLSIWGVVGSFLLGAVLFMLIDRKLAKSGSQQATLLAMMMDFVPESIALGAVFAIEPQMALLLAVFIGLQNLPESFNSFRDLVQSGFSVNKTLFIFFGLSFFGILSALVGHFLLSQHPNLTAHLMIFASGGILYLLIQDIIPESKLNNNHLTSLGASLGFLVGVVGEMLI
- a CDS encoding NGG1p interacting factor NIF3, whose product is MYKLTVFIPEQALNEVKSALFAAGAGTIGNYEQCCWQVQGIGQFMPLAGSTPHIGSKDSLEIVNEWRVEMVVKDSAIQAVIAVLKEAHPYETPAYDVIKVLDF